A single window of Nicotiana sylvestris chromosome 5, ASM39365v2, whole genome shotgun sequence DNA harbors:
- the LOC138868997 gene encoding uncharacterized protein, with protein sequence MDAPKKERSLALRIVEGSDQGDDEMAMITRDFKKYLMRGKGSSRDEDSEDEGGDEQALMSIGELDDEQEVSILHLKDKIKFLSKERLFELLLDFIDESEIINNEKEELSRECMILKSKCKNLESRANESESENTKLKNQVLELDTSVQELRSQNLKLKLGTGKKKDDHTHLTLEENLGKMKDELYRKDEEY encoded by the exons atggatgcaccaaaGAAGGAgagaagtctggctctcagaattgtTGAAGGTTCAGATCAGggggatgatgaaatggctatgatcacaagagatttcaaaaagtacttgatgagaggaaagggttcttcaagag atgaggactcagaagatgaaggtggagatgaacaagcacttatgtcCATCGGAGAattagatgatgaacaagaggtaagtattcttcatctcaaagacaagattaaattcctgtctaaagaaaggttgtttgagctactactagacttcattgatgagtctgagataattaacaatgagaaagaAGAGTTGTCTAGGGAATGTATGATCCTAAaatccaagtgcaaaaatctagagtctagggctaatgagagtgaaagtgaaaatactaagttgaagaaccaggttcttgaacttgacactagtgtccAAGAACTTAGGTCTcagaacttaaaactgaaactaggaacaggaaagaagaaagatgatcacacacatctcaccctagaagaaaacttaggaaaaatgaaggatgagttgtacaggaaAGATGAAGAgtattaa